From the genome of Papaver somniferum cultivar HN1 chromosome 2, ASM357369v1, whole genome shotgun sequence, one region includes:
- the LOC113347339 gene encoding probable pectin methyltransferase QUA2 isoform X1, which yields MGFTVWRMSRPLQRGHSSWNSLSKEDVKDKEDDDRTRSPRDHTSLFLRYLTSLFFLDNSNSSKVDNGFGSDTFTMGGSKNRQNIIMVFLRFSLVLIVLVAVFGSLWWAISISTTSRGVIFKGYRRLQEHLVSDLIDIGEISLGPSRLKELEFCSEESENYVPCFNVSENLVSGYSDGGEFGRFCGVQFKQNCLVLPPLNYRIPLRWPTGRDVIWVANVKITAQEVLSSGSLTKRMMMLEEDQISFCSDSLMFDGVEDYSHQIAEMIGLRNESYLIQAGVRTVLDIGCGYGSFGAHLFSKQLITMCVANYEASGSQVQLTLERGLPAMIGSFASKQLPYPSLSFDMLHCARCGVDWDEKDGILLVEADRVLRPGGYFVWTSPITSSQGSHHSKENQRKWTFVRSLAENLCWEMLSQQDETVVWKKTSKRDCYASRKPGSGPSICSKGHDVETPYYLPLQPCIGATLSQRWIPIEMRTTWPSRAKLTSTELDIYGVHSDDFIEDGLNWNLAISNYWSLLSPLIFSDHPKRPGDEDPTPPFNMLRNVLDMNARYGGFNSALLEAEKTVWVMNVVPKTTSNHLPLILDRGFIGVLHDWCEPFPSYPRTYDMVHAEGLLSLHSNHLHRCPMLDLFIEIDRLLRPEGWVLFRDKASLIGTARTLVTSLRWEARVVEIESNSDERLLVCQKPFFKRD from the exons atGGGATTTACAGTTTGGAGAATGTCTCGACCGCTTCAACGAGGTCATTCTTCTTGGAATTCTCTTAGTAAAGAAGACGTAAAGGATAAAGAAGACGACGATAGAACACGTTCACCTCGGGATCATACGAGTTTATTCTTGCGTTATCTTACTAGTTTATTTTTCCTAGACAATTCTAATTCTTCGAAAGTTGATAACGGATTTGGATCAGACACATTCACTATGGGAGGTTCTAAAAATCGTCAAAACATTATAATGGTGTTTCTTAGATTCAGCTTAGTTTTAATTGTACTGGTTGCAGTTTTTGGGTCTCTTTGGTGGGCAATTTCCATCTCTACTACATCGAGAGGTGTTATCTTTAAGGGTTACAGGAGGCTTCAGGAGCATCTCGTTTCTGATCTTATTGACATTGGAGAGATCTCTTTAGGTCCATCAAGGTTAAAGGAGTTGGAATTCTGTTCCGAGGAGTCTGAGAACTACGTTCCTTGTTTTAACGTTTCCGAGAATCTAGTTTCGGGTTATTCTGATGGTGGTGAATTTGGCCGTTTTTGTGGAGTTCAATTTAAACAGAATTGTTTGGTTCTTCCTCCACTGAATTACAGAATACCTCTCAGGTGGCCTACTGGAAGAGATGTAATCTGGGTTGCAAATGTTAAAATTACTGCGCAAGAGGTTCTTTCCTCCGGAAGCTTGACCAAGAG GATGATGATGTTGGAGGAAGATCAAATATCCTTCTGCTCAGACTCGCTTATGTTTGATGGGGTTGAAGATTACTCACATCAAATTGCTGAAATGATTGGATTGAGAAATGAATCTTATTTGATCCAGGCTGGG GTTAGAACTGTTCTGGATATAGGGTGTGGTTACGGTAGCTTTGGAGCGCATCTCTTTTCAAAGCAACTGATAACTATGTGTGTTGCCAACTACGAGGCTTCAGGTAGTCAAGTTCAGCTAACTCTAGAAAGAGGTCTTCCTGCAATGATCGGTTCTTTCGCTTCGAAGCAATTGCCATATCCATCTCTTTCTTTTGATATGTTACATTGCGCGAGATGTGGGGTTGATTGGGATGAGAAAG ATGGCATATTACTAGTTGAGGCCGATAGAGTTTTAAGGCCAGGCGGATACTTCGTATGGACTTCCCCAATCACAAGTTCGCAGGGTTCACATCATAGCAAAGAGAATCAGAGAAAGTGGACATTTGTTCGCAGCCTTGCAGAAAATCTTTGCTGGGAGATGTTGTCACAACAAGATGAAACCGTTGTGTGGAAGAAGACGAGTAAAAGAGATTGTTATGCTTCACG GAAACCTGGTTCTGGACCATCTATCTGCAGTAAGGGACATGATGTCGAGACTCCGTATTATCTACCTCTCCAGCCTTGCATTGGAGCAACACTGAGCCAACGATGGATTCCTATAGAAATGCGAACTACCTGGCCTTCTAGGGCTAAATTGACCTCCACTGAACTCGATATTTATG GTGTGCATTCAGATGATTTTATTGAGGATGGCTTGAACTGGAATTTAGCAATATCTAATTATTGGTCCCTGCTCTCCCCACTTATATTCTCAGACCATCCAAAGAGACCGGGTGACGAGGACCCAACCCCTCCCTTTAATATGCTTAGGAATGTGCTAGATATGAATGCACGATATGGTGGGTTTAACTCAGCCTTGCTGGAAGCAGAAAAAACTGTGTGGGTCATGAATGTGGTCCCTAAAACCACCTCTAACCACCTTCCGCTAATCCTTGATAGAGGCTTCATCGGTGTATTACATGATTG GTGTGAGCCATTTCCGTCATATCCAAGAACTTACGATATGGTCCATGCTGAAGGATTGTTATCGCTTCATTCCAACCACTTACATAGGTGCCCCATGCTTGACTTATTCATCGAGATAGATCGGCTACTTCGACCAGAG GGTTGGGTGCTATTCCGTGACAAAGCTTCTCTCATAGGAACAGCAAGAACTCTTGTGACAAGCTTGAGATGGGAGGCACGGGTGGTAGAAATCGAGAGTAATAGTGATGAGAGACTGCTTGTCTGCCAAAAACCTTTCTTCAAGAGAGACTAA
- the LOC113347339 gene encoding probable pectin methyltransferase QUA2 isoform X2 produces MSRPLQRGHSSWNSLSKEDVKDKEDDDRTRSPRDHTSLFLRYLTSLFFLDNSNSSKVDNGFGSDTFTMGGSKNRQNIIMVFLRFSLVLIVLVAVFGSLWWAISISTTSRGVIFKGYRRLQEHLVSDLIDIGEISLGPSRLKELEFCSEESENYVPCFNVSENLVSGYSDGGEFGRFCGVQFKQNCLVLPPLNYRIPLRWPTGRDVIWVANVKITAQEVLSSGSLTKRMMMLEEDQISFCSDSLMFDGVEDYSHQIAEMIGLRNESYLIQAGVRTVLDIGCGYGSFGAHLFSKQLITMCVANYEASGSQVQLTLERGLPAMIGSFASKQLPYPSLSFDMLHCARCGVDWDEKDGILLVEADRVLRPGGYFVWTSPITSSQGSHHSKENQRKWTFVRSLAENLCWEMLSQQDETVVWKKTSKRDCYASRKPGSGPSICSKGHDVETPYYLPLQPCIGATLSQRWIPIEMRTTWPSRAKLTSTELDIYGVHSDDFIEDGLNWNLAISNYWSLLSPLIFSDHPKRPGDEDPTPPFNMLRNVLDMNARYGGFNSALLEAEKTVWVMNVVPKTTSNHLPLILDRGFIGVLHDWCEPFPSYPRTYDMVHAEGLLSLHSNHLHRCPMLDLFIEIDRLLRPEGWVLFRDKASLIGTARTLVTSLRWEARVVEIESNSDERLLVCQKPFFKRD; encoded by the exons ATGTCTCGACCGCTTCAACGAGGTCATTCTTCTTGGAATTCTCTTAGTAAAGAAGACGTAAAGGATAAAGAAGACGACGATAGAACACGTTCACCTCGGGATCATACGAGTTTATTCTTGCGTTATCTTACTAGTTTATTTTTCCTAGACAATTCTAATTCTTCGAAAGTTGATAACGGATTTGGATCAGACACATTCACTATGGGAGGTTCTAAAAATCGTCAAAACATTATAATGGTGTTTCTTAGATTCAGCTTAGTTTTAATTGTACTGGTTGCAGTTTTTGGGTCTCTTTGGTGGGCAATTTCCATCTCTACTACATCGAGAGGTGTTATCTTTAAGGGTTACAGGAGGCTTCAGGAGCATCTCGTTTCTGATCTTATTGACATTGGAGAGATCTCTTTAGGTCCATCAAGGTTAAAGGAGTTGGAATTCTGTTCCGAGGAGTCTGAGAACTACGTTCCTTGTTTTAACGTTTCCGAGAATCTAGTTTCGGGTTATTCTGATGGTGGTGAATTTGGCCGTTTTTGTGGAGTTCAATTTAAACAGAATTGTTTGGTTCTTCCTCCACTGAATTACAGAATACCTCTCAGGTGGCCTACTGGAAGAGATGTAATCTGGGTTGCAAATGTTAAAATTACTGCGCAAGAGGTTCTTTCCTCCGGAAGCTTGACCAAGAG GATGATGATGTTGGAGGAAGATCAAATATCCTTCTGCTCAGACTCGCTTATGTTTGATGGGGTTGAAGATTACTCACATCAAATTGCTGAAATGATTGGATTGAGAAATGAATCTTATTTGATCCAGGCTGGG GTTAGAACTGTTCTGGATATAGGGTGTGGTTACGGTAGCTTTGGAGCGCATCTCTTTTCAAAGCAACTGATAACTATGTGTGTTGCCAACTACGAGGCTTCAGGTAGTCAAGTTCAGCTAACTCTAGAAAGAGGTCTTCCTGCAATGATCGGTTCTTTCGCTTCGAAGCAATTGCCATATCCATCTCTTTCTTTTGATATGTTACATTGCGCGAGATGTGGGGTTGATTGGGATGAGAAAG ATGGCATATTACTAGTTGAGGCCGATAGAGTTTTAAGGCCAGGCGGATACTTCGTATGGACTTCCCCAATCACAAGTTCGCAGGGTTCACATCATAGCAAAGAGAATCAGAGAAAGTGGACATTTGTTCGCAGCCTTGCAGAAAATCTTTGCTGGGAGATGTTGTCACAACAAGATGAAACCGTTGTGTGGAAGAAGACGAGTAAAAGAGATTGTTATGCTTCACG GAAACCTGGTTCTGGACCATCTATCTGCAGTAAGGGACATGATGTCGAGACTCCGTATTATCTACCTCTCCAGCCTTGCATTGGAGCAACACTGAGCCAACGATGGATTCCTATAGAAATGCGAACTACCTGGCCTTCTAGGGCTAAATTGACCTCCACTGAACTCGATATTTATG GTGTGCATTCAGATGATTTTATTGAGGATGGCTTGAACTGGAATTTAGCAATATCTAATTATTGGTCCCTGCTCTCCCCACTTATATTCTCAGACCATCCAAAGAGACCGGGTGACGAGGACCCAACCCCTCCCTTTAATATGCTTAGGAATGTGCTAGATATGAATGCACGATATGGTGGGTTTAACTCAGCCTTGCTGGAAGCAGAAAAAACTGTGTGGGTCATGAATGTGGTCCCTAAAACCACCTCTAACCACCTTCCGCTAATCCTTGATAGAGGCTTCATCGGTGTATTACATGATTG GTGTGAGCCATTTCCGTCATATCCAAGAACTTACGATATGGTCCATGCTGAAGGATTGTTATCGCTTCATTCCAACCACTTACATAGGTGCCCCATGCTTGACTTATTCATCGAGATAGATCGGCTACTTCGACCAGAG GGTTGGGTGCTATTCCGTGACAAAGCTTCTCTCATAGGAACAGCAAGAACTCTTGTGACAAGCTTGAGATGGGAGGCACGGGTGGTAGAAATCGAGAGTAATAGTGATGAGAGACTGCTTGTCTGCCAAAAACCTTTCTTCAAGAGAGACTAA